A window from Danio aesculapii chromosome 6, fDanAes4.1, whole genome shotgun sequence encodes these proteins:
- the rims4 gene encoding regulating synaptic membrane exocytosis protein 4 encodes MNSYGSEGNLNYSGMCLASDAQFSDFLDGMGPAQFVGRQTLATTSMGDVEISLMERNGQLEVEVIQARGLIMKPGSKGPPAAYIKVYLLENGICIAKKKTKSVRKSLDPLYNQVLVFSESPQGKVVQVIVWGNYGRMDRKCFMGVARILLEELDLSSMVIGWYKLFPTSSMVDPTMAPLIRHSSQLSLESTVGPCCERS; translated from the exons CTTGAACTACAGTGGAATGTGTTTGGCGTCTGATGCCCAGTTTAGTGATTTTCTGGACGGAATGGGACCGGCTCAGTTTGTGGGCAGACAGACACTCGCTACAACTTCAATGG GAGATGTAGAGATCAGTCTGATGGAGAGAAATGGCCAGCTGGAGGTGGAGGTCATTCAGGCTCGAGGACTCATCATGAAGCCTGGATCTAAAGGCCCTCCAG CGGCCTACATTAAAGTGTATCTTCTGGAAAATGGCATCTGCATTGCCAAAAAGAAGACAAAGTCTGTCCGGAAATCGCTAGATCCTCTTTACAATCAAGTCCTTGTGTTTTCTGAGAGTCCGCAGGGAAAAGTTGTACAG GTGATCGTCTGGGGAAACTACGGCCGGATGGACCGTAAGTGCTTCATGGGCGTGGCTCGCATCCTATTGGAGGAGCTGGATTTGTCGAGCATGGTGATTGGCTGGTACAAGCTGTTCCCCACCTCCTCAATGGTGGACCCTACGATGGCTCCGCTGATCCGACACTCGTCTCAGCTTTCTCTGGAGAGCACGGTCGGGCCCTGCTGCGAACgttcctaa